The Tachysurus vachellii isolate PV-2020 chromosome 15, HZAU_Pvac_v1, whole genome shotgun sequence nucleotide sequence agcgaaatcaaaaatgagcacaatatggacatgtcatatatcaaaacactcagcccaatgaggggaactgccccacgtgtattttggtcacgtcacgtgacgtcacgtgtatagccccgcccccaaaataagcgaaatcaaaaatttgcacaacatggacatgtgacatatcaaaacactcagcccaatgaggggaagtgcctcacgtgtgttatggtcacgtcacgtcacgtgtcgtcacgtgtcatcacgtgaaaataaaaaatttgcacaacatggacatgtgacatatcaaaacactcaacacaatgaggggaactgccccacgtgtattttggtaacgtcacgtgacgtcacgtgtagccccgcccccaaaataagcgaaatcaaaaatttgcacaacatggacatgtgacatatcaaaacactcagcacaatgaggggaactgccccacgtgtattttggtcacgtcacgtgacgtcacgtgtagccccgcccccaaaataagcgaaatcaaaaattagcacaacatggacatgtgacatatcaaaacactcagcacaatgaggggaactgccccacgtgtattttggtcacgtcacgtgacgtcacgtgtagccccgcccccaaaataagcgaaatcaaaaattagcacaacatggacatgtcatatatcaaaacactcagcccaatgaagggaagtgcctcacgtgtgttatggtcacgtcacgtcacgtgtcgtcacgtgtcatcacgtgaaaataaaaaatttgcacaacacggacatgtgacatatcaaaacactcagcccaatgaggggaagtgcctcacgtgtgttatggtcacgtcacgtcacgtgtcgtcacgtgtcatcacgtgaaaataaaaaatttgcacaacatggacatgtgacatatcaaaacactcagcacaatgaggggaactgcctcatgggtattcggatcatgtcacatgctcatgtccgctcgcctccaaaagtattggcaccctagcggtccagtagctttcacaatctttctgtccacttgcctccaaaagtaacactaacccttatgtccactcgcctccaaaaagcaccggcctttgcgaatacttgcaccgtcaaagccaacatcaaagtttgtctcgacgaactttacaaatctagttattatttactatttgtaTTATGGAGTTAATTATTTATCTAATTAAACGCCACGGGTGTGTAAACGGAGCGGCTGGAACGCTTACAGGAGCGATATATTTACAGAGTGAAGACTGCAccttcatctccatcatcaCAGAGTGAAGACTGCAccttcatctccatcatcaCAGAGTAAAGACTGTaccttcatctccatcacagAGTAAAGACTGCACCTTCATGTACCAAATAGCTTCATGTACCTACCCAATGTACTTCATTACAACTGTTTGGAAGTCTACATTTTACCTGGCTTTTGCCGTTGCATGAACGGGTGGAGCTGCAGCTTTGTTTGTCTACATCTGAACCTGTCAGGATGTTCTTCCTCTTGAGAAAACTTCTCATATTAACAGCACTGATAAGAGATACACAAATGAATCGATTCTTTTAGAACGACTCTTTCAAGCGAATCATTTAGTCGAATTGATTCGGAATCAGAAATTTGACTTATTTGATATAAATTCAAAtatgctgttttaatgaatactAATGgtttaacttttaaaatatcAGCTGTTAGTTATAACTATATATAAGGCTGGAcgtgattaaaaaaacacaaatctcatGTAAACATTACGAGTTATGATTAACTTCAACTGTGTATTAATTAGAGAAGAAATATAGTTTTAAATGGGAGAATTAGAGCGAATCTAAAAGAGGGAGTCACTTCAGCTCGGGATTCTTGTGACTAAAGTTAATTAGTGACAAATTAATAAAGCTCATGTATTGATGAGACTTACACACCGAGTATCCCGTTCGGAACCCCGTTTATTAACTGGTGATACACTCAGTCACAACTTAACTGTAATGTAGCATtacactgccctctagtggccattatatacaatatacacatctCAATACAGTACATCTCCcttttttctaatttttctCAAAcctttattaactttatacaACAACTGGTTTTGTTTACTACAAATATTTCAccaaattattttcatttcttctaTTAGTCTTTTTGGCCTTATTATTTGTCTCTTAGGacgtttttgtttgttctaCAGCATCCTGTCTATTTTCAGTTACAGATTCTTTAGTATTGCTTTGCAGTCTCTTTAATCACTTTGGCCAATGATCCCCACTGCCCATCACATCTCACTCGTACAATTTCTTCATGGGCAAGTGGGCTCAGTGgtcttgctgttttgttttgttgtagtgATTAATCTGTCTTACATTTGCAGAATTCCACGTACTCTGTACCATTTGATGCTTTACCGATGTAGCTTTGTCCGTAGGTTCCTATTCATGAGCATTTCCACCGGTGAAAGTCCATTCTCCAGTGGTGAAGCTCTGTAATTCAGAATAGCCATGTACGGATCACTCCCTGTCTCAGTGGCTTTTTTCAGAAGGCGTTTCACTATTTAAACTCCTTTCTAAACCGTTGGACTGCGGGTACAGAGGGCTTGACGTTATGTGCTTAAAACCATAACTTTTTGCAAAGTCCTTGAAACTCTGACTTGCAAACATTGTCACTTATTACAGTCATTGGAATACCATGTTGTGCAAATATACCTTTTGTCTTTGcaattacagcattttgcaaAGTGATTTTTTCCTCCACAATTTCTGCAGGATTTTCCAAAAGCTGGCCATTTTCTCAGTGCATGTTTATTTCCACACTTTCCGCAACCTTTGCTTTCGTGACTTTGCATTTTCTTCTTGGACAttactctttattttatatcactcatttgtctTTAGCACGTCAAACTGTTTCCACTTCTACTGTCTCTTTTTCCTCGTTAAAAGCCTTTAACTGAGTCCTTGCGCTTTCTGAGGCCTGGAAAATTTGTATTGCCCTTTCTACAGTGAGGTCTGTCTCTTTTAACAATTGCATCCTCACTCTTTTATCTTGTACTCCAATGACTATTTGATCACGTATCATGGAGTCACACAATATTCCGAAATGACATGACTGACTTTTCACTCTTAAATCCGTGACATACTTTTGGATGGATTCTGACTCTGATTCTAGTCTGTTTCTGAAGACAAACCTTTCATACGTCTCATTTTTCCTCTGTGTACAATATTGCTCAAATTTCTCAATCACTGCATCAtacttgtgtttttcttcttcttccgtgAAGACAAACGTGTTATACACATCCAGTGTGTCAGGTCCAGCCACCTGTTAGCAGCAATGTTAACTTCCTTTGTTCGGTTCCATCAATGGCGAGGGCAGAAAGTTCAAAGCTTGAAAGCTTTCcagttttcatttatatttccttTTAACTTTAATTCATGCGGCGAACGGATGGAattcatcatttttaatcatttatcctGGTACCAGatattaactagatttgtaaagtttgtcgcgacaaactttgatgttggctttgacgatgcaagtattcacaaacgatggtgctttttggaggcaagtggacataagggttagtgttacgtttggaggcaagtggacagaaagctagggtgccaaaacatttggaggcaagtggagacaagcatgtgacatcatccaaatactcctgaggatgTTCCCCTCATTTTAGTGAGTGTTTTGACATGTCacgtgtccatgttgtgctcattttttattttcacgtgaaatcacgtgacgtgagcagaatacacgtgaggaagttcccctcattgttctgagtgttttgatatgtcacatgtcagtgttgtaaaaagttttttgatattgcatattttgggggcggggctgcggcacaaccgaaaggccagtcggtacaccaatttaacactttgttcagagtatcaccctaaaggagctggccgagtttggtgtagatagtttgaaagcttgccgagttataaacctccaaagtttataatgggagtctatgggaaaaaaggccactttgagacccggtaccggaagtagcGGTACTCGGATAGCTTAGAAAAGTcaaagcaacaaacttcagtccagggtctacaacatatccgaatttagtgcatgtggctcgaaagccctaggaggagttactcttgataaatttttgtctaagcttaaataggaactagatttgtaaagttcgtcgtgacaaactttgatgttggctttgacgaggcaagtatttgcaaaggccggtgctttttggaggctagtggacataagggtcagtgttacttttggaggcaaatggacggaaagatagggtgccaaaacatttggaggcaagtggagacgagcatgtgacatcatctgaattctcctgaggaagttcccctcattgtagtgagtgttttaatatatcacatgcccatgtagtgcaaaattttttattttcacgtgacatcacgtgacgtcacgtgatgtcatcagaatacacgtgaggaagttcccctcattgttctgagtgtttcgatatgtcacatgtccatgttgtaaaaagttttttgattttgcatattttgggggcggggctgcggcacaaccggaaggccagtcggtacaccaatttaaaagtttgttcagagtatcaccctaaaggagctgaccgagtttggtgtagatagttttaaagcttgccgagttataaacctccaaagtttataatgggagtctatgggaaaaaaggccactttgagacccagtaccggaagtagcggtactcggatcgcttataaaagtaatagcaacaaactttaGACCAGGATCTACAGCATAtacgaatttggtgcatgtggctcgaaagccctaggaggagttactcttgataattttttgtctaagcttaaataggaaataGCTTTTCTACGAAGCCAAAATAATGAGACTTACACACCGAGTATCCCGTTCAGAACCCCGTTTATTAACTGCTCCCGGtgttacacacagtcacaacatAACTGTATTGGTACAGTAGCATtacactgccctctagtggccataaaatacaatgtacaaatcTCTATACAAAGTTCGTTTAAAAAAGATCTTTCCTGTTCAATCTCAAAAACGACTCTTCAGTTTGGTGAATCAGTTCCAAATGTTCAAGAGATGTTTTGAGCCGAATCAAAGAATCGACAAATTGCTGTTTGTACTACAATATTTTTTCCAGAAGCCTTCATAACATATTACGATGttatacctttttttaaaaaaatcacagaccACAAAAAATTCCCCTGTTTAAGCACCTAAACGACTCCAAAGGTTCCAAAACGTTCAAGAGCCGATTTGATAAACGGATTTAAAGAATCGATTCATTACCAAACGACACACCAACACTATTCACCAACACTATTTATAAGTCAGGGCTATTCAGTTAGTTTGTCATGTGGGTCAGTTCATGAAAAGCGTCCCAAACGAGGGCCCGTGTTGTATTTTGAAACTGCATTAgaacatgaaatgaaatttaaatgcaaataaaataagttcACAATATGGAAAATATCATTGTTTCATGGTGTTTTTCTCTCACAGGAGCGCGCGCTCGCGTCACTCAAACAAAGCCACTTGACTCCTGCTCTGTACTGCGACTGCGCAGAAGACTGAACTGAGCgaaaatacagtttattaacAGTTTATTCTTCCACTTCTGAAGTCTGTCACCATATTATAAAGGATTGAGGAAGGAGTGTGAATAATTCCAGAGTGCACTGTATGTTAAGTGGACTGTTAAGCAGAAAATTGTTAAAGATATAAGATAATAAAGGTCTTTTACACACAGTAGGTTGTGTTTCCACCAGCAAGcagcacagaaagacagagcagTTTgagtaaagtttattatttctgaggagacattgaacatttttatatcaaCTATAATAAACCCATCCTAATAGTGCATACAGTTAAATAGTCTGTTTCTACATTCTGCATTCATTACTGTTCCAGTTTCTGCACACAAAATGTCCAGTGTAGCTCAGGGACAAATTCAATCTCACACCTCACTTAtagtttttataaacacttttactaacattttattttggatcACAAAACCTCACAGGTGAGTTATTACTACAAATCAAGACTCCAGCGtatagaggctgagtgaatgtggtgtggactctgtggaggagcctcatggtgtcagagatgctgtagaaggacagagttcctgcactgtgatccacatacactcctattctggaGGATGATGGACCTCGGAGCTTAGTCTTAATGTTGTTGTGCCAGAAAGAGACAAAGGAAAAATAACAACGCAGACTCCAGGACTGACTGTTGTATCCAAACCAACACTCATTACCCCCTCCTTTCCTGCTGCACGCTTTATATGACActgatatgaacacatcaccgctcctctccacctcccagtaacagcgtccacacacactctccttacacaacacctgaGTATAGGAGTtaaatctctctggatgatcAGAGTATCGCTGTCGTGTCTCACTGCATGTCACCACTCTGTTCTTCTCAGACAGAATGAGTCGATGATGTGCTGTGTTTGGATCCAGAGTCAGATAACAGAAATCTACAGTAGTAAAATGTCCACATGTTAGATGTTAATCACAGGAtttataataagtgtgtgtgagacacctgtctgtgtttctatcCTCCTAATGCAGCTCTATAAACATGGATCAGATTTAGATCAACAATACAGAcatttaacactgtgtgtgtgtgtgtgtgtgtgtgtgtgtgtgtgtgtgtgtgtgtgtgtgtgtgtgtgagagcctgtgtctgtgtatatttgtgtgtgtgtgtgtctgtgtgtgtgtctgtttgtgtgtgtgtgtgtgtctgtgtgtgagtgtgtgtgtgtgtgtgtgtgtatctgtgtgtctgagtgtctgtgtgtgtgtgtgtgtgtgtgtgtgtgtgtaaaacctacACTGCAGAAAATCTTCTCTGCTCTTGGGTTCTGAAGGTAAAACCatctgaactgctgcagctttggagacacagagacaaaatggAGACAGAAAAATGACGTGGAAACAGTTTAAAGTGTGAATGTGAAAAATTTGCTTCCTCACTTTTATTTCAGATGTCAACAACGTCACCATCTCAATTTATTTATCAGCTACGATTTTCTCCAAAAATGTAAGATTTGTACTTTGTTTGTCTGCTAAATTGATCTTGATGTCATTTACAAGACTGATGCTAATACTGTGTGATTTTCTGCAGTCTTGTTCCTGCTTACTTCTTATTTCTGTTAGATGAATTTTATGGCTCTTTTTACTGTGATACAGaaacaatgtttgtttgttcaccttCTGGTCTGATTTTGTTGAATTCCTCCTTACAGATTTGTTCGACTCGTTTTTTCAGACCTGAGAGAGATTTCCTCACTCCATCAAATGAGAGATGTTGATTGACAGTGAAGCTGAGTGAGTCGTCACATCcaggagaaaaacagagagacgggaaactctacagagaggaaacacatcatagagaaggagaaaagtggaCGAGAGGAACGAATGAATCTCAGACtgaatcagaacaaagacacactTGTGATCTCAGACAGGAACATTTCTTGTTGCTGTAATGAGCTTTTAGGAGGAAACTTTGTGAGGAACAGCGCcctctgtagatcagacagtgagtgttacctggaggaagtggaggtcatcgtgtgtgtgtgaaagctgctccagctcagtgaCTCTCCTCTTAAGATCAgcaatctcctgctccagttgATTCAGGAGTCGTTCAGCTCGACTCACTTCAGctttctcctgagctctgatcagcTCCGTCACCTCCGAGCGCTTTTTCTCCATGGAGCTGATCAACTCAGTAAAGATCCTCTCACTGTCAACTACTGCTGCCTGTGAACATGTctgtaaggacacacacacacacacacacacacacacacagatccattTAAAGATCAACTCTTTATCTCACAGTGActctataatgtgtgtgtttatgtgaatctCTCAGTTTCCTCCTCACCTTAATAATGTCCAcagtctgtttcagctcctgcaccttcttctgcttctcctggatCCTCTGCTGGGATTTTATCTGATCCTCCTTTAACTCATTCTGAGACCAAATAcaatatgtttaattaatagaaataaaactaaaatacaaagaattgtagctgtaattaaataagaaacTAGTACATTGTCCCCagcacacatcatcacactcatcaccctcTCCTTTCCTGCTGATCTCTTTATATCAGACTGCTCTTaacatggtgccctgtgatgatgTGGAGTCCCACCAGGGTGAACTCTCCTGGTTACCACCAGAGGCTCCTCAACCTGGATCAGGACAAATATATCTAGACCAAACTCTGAGCAGAAGCTTCCGAGATCTCCAGCTCAGGgttctttttacatttccacaatcactttcactcactcgTTTAGTTGAAGGTGTTGTTTGTACTCGAAAATGACCTTAAACATCTTCCACTGGTATTACACCATatgttatatgtaaatatataatattttacattttaaattaatttttttttaataaattttacaCTTGAATTGTAtgtgtattcatttattattattattattattagtattattattattattatttttttttgtttgttttttttaatttatttatttttatttttttattttttttattcttatatatatttatttattttttcttgtttccatacttctgtaaagttgctttgagacaacgggaattgttaaaataaattgaatttgaatttaaatttgaatttgtagtgtgtgcatttataaatataatgtaattataaatgtcTATTAAAGAagcttcataaaaaaaaaaaataaataaaagtcatcatcattatcatcagtgTCATGCCGTTGGCTGTTTAAAGTACactgactggtctgagctgtttTACACGTctttacaaaacacattttgacTTTTACTAAAAATCCACCTTACACTGAATGACAGTCATATAACCAATCAGATCACCTCAATAGAAATTAGTGTCACGTGCGGGgggaataaaaacagacccaaatgcaggatagcttaacTAAACagggttttaataaataaaaaaccacaTAACACACAAACTAGGACAccgactagacaggacaaagacaacagacaaaacaagGATTCCGCACTGCTCAAGGCAACACGGCttgactaaatactaataataatcagacacatgagggacaggtgtgcagaggcggggaggaagagacaagggcggggcagacacgtgaacacggAACGTcaacaaaaagcacatggccaaagtccgggttGAGTCCTGACAATTAGATTAGAAATAGAATTTATAGAAATTGActtaaaaaagaatattaatatccagttctcacctgttttttagttctttctgcTTTAGCTGAAACTGTATCATGACCTTTGTGTTGATCCATCGTACACAAGTAACAGATGAGGCTTTGGTCAGTACGACAGTAGATCTccatcagtttgtcatgttcagagcagatcttctctTGGAGCTCTGCACAGGCTTCAACTAACTTGTGCTTCTTAAAGGCAGGAGACTGATAGTGAGGTTTAAGATGATCTTCACAATAGGAAGCCCGACAATCCAGACAGAACTTGacagctttgtgttttctcctgGTGCAGGAATCACACTCCACGTCTCCAGGTTCAGCGTAACAGTGagcaggagaagcagcttggagttcagacttcttcagtttctccaccacTTCAGCCAGCATGTTGTTCCTGCGTAGAACAGGCCTTGGAGTGAAAGTCTCTCTAcactgaggacagctgtagACGCCCTTCACATCCTCTTGATCCCAGCAGccattaatacacaccttacagaaactgtgaccacaGGGAATAGTCACTGGATCATTCAGGagatccagacacactggacagctGAACTGATCCACAGAAAAATGATCTACTGAAATACTGGCCTCTGCCATTTTCCTGcacaaaggagagagagagaaagagagagagagaaagagagagagagagagagagagagagagagagagagagagagagagagagagaactataAGTTTCGTTTTTCTCTGAAATGAACTTCCTGgttcagtgtgttatagtgtaacagagagaggaggtgtggctttacAGAGAAAAGGAGATCAGACTTTaaccactcacacacgcacacacacacacacacacacacacacacacacacacacacacacacacacacaaattgtgcattgcatttcattcggtttccagaaaaaaaaagctactaatttgtaaatatttcacacttgtgatATGCCTTTGTCCAGcagggggcaaaatctgatctaccaacaagcgtcacacacaacacacacacacacacacacaagggtgtCGATTTGGGTAGGGACCTACCAgcgtaatatatatatattacagcgcAACTTGTGGAACCCAAACGGTTAACAGATCtaccccctgcaatgaatcccgCCTCTGTGACTCACCTCTCATGATTGGCCTTTGTCTTTTTTGAGTCCTGCTCTTTAACCCATGTCactgtttgattggctttgtctttctcgctaatgtgttgaggtaggaggctgcagctatattccgttgtatgaagcaatatgcaacgtgattatgcagctactggtatgtgagtaagaaagtattcttataacaacagttttatgcacaaaatacgggGAATGTTGTCCTCACCAATgccaaataaattatgtccccaccaatgtcaaataaattatgtccccaccaatgtcaaaatgAAACTTACgccattgcacacacacacacacacacacacacacacacactcatattcaaatcatatttgttttctctctcttatttatgaatttagttgcatcagtcagctctGACCTGGGGATGTGCTGAATAatatttgactgtgtgtgtgtgtgtgtgtgtgtgtgtgtgtgtgtgtgtgtgtgtgtgtgtgtgtgtgtgtgtttttgttagcCCGTttttggttgatcagatgacctCTAG carries:
- the LOC132857631 gene encoding E3 ubiquitin/ISG15 ligase TRIM25-like isoform X2, with amino-acid sequence MAEASISVDHFSVDQFSCPVCLDLLNDPVTIPCGHSFCKVCINGCWDQEDVKGVYSCPQCRETFTPRPVLRRNNMLAEVVEKLKKSELQAASPAHCYAEPGDVECDSCTRRKHKAVKFCLDCRASYCEDHLKPHYQSPAFKKHKLVEACAELQEKICSEHDKLMEIYCRTDQSLICYLCTMDQHKGHDTVSAKAERTKKQNELKEDQIKSQQRIQEKQKKVQELKQTVDIIKTCSQAAVVDSERIFTELISSMEKKRSEVTELIRAQEKAEVSRAERLLNQLEQEIADLKRRVTELEQLSHTHDDLHFLQSFPSLCFSPGCDDSLSFTVNQHLSFDGVRKSLSGLKKRVEQICKEEFNKIRPEAVQMVLPSEPKSREDFLQYFCYLTLDPNTAHHRLILSEKNRVVTCSETRQRYSDHPERFNSYTQVLCKESVCGRCYWEVERSGDVFISVSYKACSRKGGGNECWFGYNSQSWSLRCYFSFVSFWHNNIKTKLRGPSSSRIGVYVDHSAGTLSFYSISDTMRLLHRVHTTFTQPLYAGVLICSNNSPVRFCDPK
- the LOC132857631 gene encoding tripartite motif-containing protein 16-like isoform X3, which translates into the protein MAEASISVDHFSVDQFSCPVCLDLLNDPVTIPCGHSFCKVCINGCWDQEDVKGVYSCPQCRETFTPRPVLRRNNMLAEVVEKLKKSELQAASPAHCYAEPGDVECDSCTRRKHKAVKFCLDCRASYCEDHLKPHYQSPAFKKHKLVEACAELQEKICSEHDKLMEIYCRTDQSLICYLCTMDQHKGHDTVSAKAERTKKQNELKEDQIKSQQRIQEKQKKVQELKQTVDIIKTCSQAAVVDSERIFTELISSMEKKRSEVTELIRAQEKAEVSRAERLLNQLEQEIADLKRRVTELEQLSHTHDDLHFLQSFPSLCFSPGCDDSLSFTVNQHLSFDGVRKSLSGLKKRVEQICKEEFNKIRPEGEQTNIVSHQSSAAVQMVLPSEPKSREDFLQYFCYLTLDPNTAHHRLILSEKNRVVTCSETRQRYSDHPERFNSYTQVLCKESVCGRCYWEVERSGDVFISVSYKACSRKGGGNECWFGYNSQSWSLRCYFSFVSFWHNNIKTKLRGPSSSRIGVYVDHSAGTLSFYSISDTMRLLHRVHTTFTQPLYAGVLICSNNSPVRFCDPK
- the LOC132857631 gene encoding E3 ubiquitin/ISG15 ligase TRIM25-like isoform X1, which translates into the protein MAEASISVDHFSVDQFSCPVCLDLLNDPVTIPCGHSFCKVCINGCWDQEDVKGVYSCPQCRETFTPRPVLRRNNMLAEVVEKLKKSELQAASPAHCYAEPGDVECDSCTRRKHKAVKFCLDCRASYCEDHLKPHYQSPAFKKHKLVEACAELQEKICSEHDKLMEIYCRTDQSLICYLCTMDQHKGHDTVSAKAERTKKQNELKEDQIKSQQRIQEKQKKVQELKQTVDIIKTCSQAAVVDSERIFTELISSMEKKRSEVTELIRAQEKAEVSRAERLLNQLEQEIADLKRRVTELEQLSHTHDDLHFLQSFPSLCFSPGCDDSLSFTVNQHLSFDGVRKSLSGLKKRVEQICKEEFNKIRPEAAAVQMVLPSEPKSREDFLQYFCYLTLDPNTAHHRLILSEKNRVVTCSETRQRYSDHPERFNSYTQVLCKESVCGRCYWEVERSGDVFISVSYKACSRKGGGNECWFGYNSQSWSLRCYFSFVSFWHNNIKTKLRGPSSSRIGVYVDHSAGTLSFYSISDTMRLLHRVHTTFTQPLYAGVLICSNNSPVRFCDPK